In the genome of Enterococcus sp. DIV2402, the window TGTACAAGAATTAACAAATAAATCTGAACCAGAAATGATCAAAGTACGTAATTTAGGCCGTAAATCTCTAGAAGAAGTAAAAGCAAAATTACATGATCTAGGTTTAGGCTTACGTAAAGACGATTAATTTTTACGAAGGAGGGAAACCACGTGAGTTATCGTAAACTAGGACGCACATCTAGCCAACGTAAAGCGATGTTGCGTGATTTAACAACTGATTTAATCATTAACGAACGCATCGTGACGACGGAAGCTCGTGCGAAAGAAGTTCGCTCAACTGCAGAAAAAATGATCACTCTAGGAAAACGCGGTGATTTACATGCACGTCGCCAAGCTGCTGCATTCGTTCGTAATGAAGTAGCAAGTGTACGTGAAGAAAACGAAGAAATCGTTATCGAATCAGCTTTACAAAAGCTATTTAGCGATATCGCTCCTCGTTATGCAGATCGCCAAGGTGGCTACACACGTATCTTGAAGACAGAACCAAGACGCGGAGATGCTGCACCAATGGTTATCCTAGAACTAGTTTAAAATCACACTTAATAAACGGGTCACCGTTTAGCATCACTTTGTAGATGAACTTTAAGAGTGTTATGATGTTGGAGGGAAACCTCCGAGTCTAGCTCGGCGCTACCCCCTGGAAGGAAGATTTTCAGGGGGTATGCA includes:
- the rplQ gene encoding 50S ribosomal protein L17; protein product: MSYRKLGRTSSQRKAMLRDLTTDLIINERIVTTEARAKEVRSTAEKMITLGKRGDLHARRQAAAFVRNEVASVREENEEIVIESALQKLFSDIAPRYADRQGGYTRILKTEPRRGDAAPMVILELV